Proteins from one Sulfurovum sp. TSL1 genomic window:
- a CDS encoding protoglobin domain-containing protein, whose amino-acid sequence MNDYKSLKEHYRFTPEEEEGLKALQPKMAAIADTFIDEFYDYIWGFGKTAQFLKNKEIIDNHRKKIREWFINLFSGKYDLPYFLYLYKIGEVHMKIGLPTHYVNSAFTFVRTFVLKHIEEDYDNKEEHIKVINAVEKIIDMNLDSLTSSYREEELGRFLSLSKIEKKILTGLKEFNSYINYFLAAALAIVAFFSIGLFLYDIYLLLFTDVKIEEGILTVLGSLLVLWATIELIHEEINHLQGKGFAIGAFIMLAMAALIRKVLIYSLSSEKGEELLIIGGVIVGLAIAYWLVGAKKKHLRS is encoded by the coding sequence ATGAATGATTATAAAAGCCTTAAAGAGCACTACCGGTTCACACCAGAGGAAGAAGAGGGCTTAAAAGCACTTCAGCCTAAAATGGCTGCCATTGCAGATACTTTTATAGATGAATTTTATGATTATATCTGGGGGTTCGGTAAAACGGCCCAGTTTTTGAAAAATAAAGAGATCATTGATAACCATAGAAAAAAGATCAGAGAATGGTTTATCAACCTGTTTAGCGGTAAGTATGACCTGCCGTACTTTTTATACCTCTATAAGATCGGTGAAGTACATATGAAGATCGGTCTACCCACGCATTATGTCAATTCTGCTTTTACCTTTGTCAGAACCTTTGTACTCAAGCACATCGAAGAAGACTACGACAATAAAGAAGAACACATTAAAGTGATCAATGCTGTTGAAAAGATCATAGATATGAACCTTGACTCTTTAACAAGTTCCTACAGAGAAGAAGAACTGGGAAGATTTCTCTCTTTGTCCAAGATCGAAAAAAAGATCTTAACCGGACTGAAAGAGTTCAACTCATATATCAATTATTTTTTGGCGGCTGCGTTGGCCATCGTTGCTTTTTTTTCTATAGGCCTTTTTTTATATGACATTTATCTCTTACTGTTTACGGATGTGAAGATAGAAGAAGGTATCTTGACAGTGCTTGGAAGCCTGCTTGTCCTATGGGCAACGATCGAGCTTATCCATGAAGAGATAAACCACCTTCAGGGCAAAGGTTTTGCCATAGGTGCGTTTATCATGCTGGCTATGGCAGCCCTCATCAGAAAAGTACTGATATACTCTCTCTCTTCTGAAAAAGGGGAAGAGCTGCTCATTATAGGCGGAGTGATAGTCGGACTGGCCATTGCTTACTGGCTTGTAGGTGCAAAGAAAAAACATCTTCGGTCCTGA
- a CDS encoding MBL fold metallo-hydrolase, which translates to MKKLFLILLLSPLLLLAQSSVTLQVLGSGGPESGDKRASSSYVIWIDGKSKILIDFGGGASLRFEEAGARIQDLDLILLTHLHVDHTADLPALLKSSFFTGASGNLQLFGPDKNKFMPNTKIFVKRLFENDKGAWQYLEDHLDGSARLQLKAHNIKKSKKESVVYKQGDIKITAVSVHHGPIPAIAYRVDIGKKSITFSGDMNGDYHTLEKLGFKTNILVMHNAVPKNAKGVAAQLHMTPLIIGEIVRKAKAGSVVISHRMLRTLGKEEETKKEIHKNYKGKVTFANDRSRYKIK; encoded by the coding sequence TTGAAAAAACTCTTTTTAATTCTTTTACTTAGCCCTCTACTACTTTTAGCACAATCCTCAGTTACCCTACAAGTACTTGGATCTGGTGGCCCAGAAAGCGGAGACAAGCGTGCCTCTTCCTCTTACGTCATATGGATAGACGGTAAAAGTAAAATACTCATAGATTTTGGTGGAGGCGCCTCTTTACGTTTTGAAGAAGCAGGTGCCCGCATTCAAGACTTGGATCTCATCTTGCTCACACATCTACATGTAGATCACACAGCAGATCTTCCTGCCCTGTTAAAATCATCTTTTTTTACAGGAGCCTCAGGAAATTTACAACTCTTTGGACCTGATAAAAATAAATTTATGCCTAACACTAAAATATTTGTAAAAAGGCTCTTTGAAAATGATAAAGGTGCATGGCAATATCTCGAAGACCACTTAGATGGTTCTGCGAGACTACAACTCAAAGCACATAACATTAAAAAAAGTAAAAAAGAATCAGTGGTCTATAAACAAGGTGACATAAAAATTACTGCAGTTAGTGTACATCATGGTCCTATACCTGCTATCGCATATAGAGTAGATATAGGTAAAAAGTCTATCACATTCTCTGGCGATATGAATGGGGACTACCACACACTTGAAAAACTCGGTTTTAAAACAAATATCTTAGTCATGCACAATGCTGTACCTAAAAATGCAAAAGGAGTAGCCGCACAACTACATATGACACCTCTTATTATTGGTGAGATAGTAAGAAAAGCGAAAGCAGGATCTGTCGTTATCTCACACAGAATGCTTAGAACTTTGGGGAAAGAAGAAGAGACAAAAAAAGAAATACACAAAAATTATAAAGGTAAAGTCACCTTTGCAAATGACAGAAGTCGCTATAAGATCAAATAG
- a CDS encoding superoxide dismutase — translation MTHNLMKLPFKMDALEPHISKETLTYHHCKHHHGYVEKLNTLIEGTVYADMELEEIVKKADGGIFNNGAQVFNHNFYWNSMSEKETSPSKELLDLIERDFTSLESFKKKFLEMAAGLFGSGWVWLSINESGTLVIESFSNAGNPLLLDHTPLLTCDVWEHAYYIDYRNARADYLEKWWELVNWDFVSENLAACTK, via the coding sequence ATGACACACAATTTAATGAAGTTACCGTTTAAGATGGATGCGTTGGAGCCACATATTTCTAAAGAAACACTAACGTATCATCATTGCAAACATCATCACGGATATGTCGAAAAACTGAATACATTGATTGAAGGTACGGTCTATGCGGACATGGAGCTTGAAGAGATCGTCAAAAAAGCAGATGGCGGTATATTTAACAATGGTGCACAGGTCTTTAACCATAATTTTTATTGGAATAGCATGAGCGAGAAAGAAACCTCACCCTCTAAAGAACTCTTGGATTTAATTGAACGTGATTTTACTTCTCTGGAGTCATTTAAAAAGAAATTTTTAGAAATGGCCGCAGGTTTGTTCGGTTCGGGCTGGGTATGGCTGAGTATAAATGAATCAGGCACTTTGGTCATAGAATCATTTTCAAATGCCGGTAATCCACTTCTTTTAGATCATACACCGCTACTTACCTGTGATGTATGGGAGCATGCTTACTATATAGACTATAGAAATGCCAGAGCGGATTATCTTGAAAAATGGTGGGAGCTTGTGAACTGGGACTTTGTATCGGAAAATCTGGCAGCATGTACAAAATGA
- a CDS encoding 2-oxoacid:acceptor oxidoreductase subunit alpha, with the protein MTLEQLKQFNGKNDQKAYFAYKGNVYDVTDSPLWENGMHEGLHEAGVDLTDALANAPHAEEVFSKFEIVDTLDNYAEKVQNGEDENENRRDWVRWYRKYHPHPMLVHFPIALHLFAAGMDLIFLFQPKASFAAAVFYTFFVSTVLGVFTILSGMLSWWINYRLALTHILRMKLTFSVITLILGIIGIVIYLNYPDVAYSTAFPGIVYHGTILLTGITVIVLGYYGGKLTWPDTNEDIRKDAKDENEGESGKETMHVTMKELTIPFQSAISDPPVSLPKEEDVNVHGEGHSISILIGGAAGTGIKTLENILSAAFKSSGYFVFSTKEYMSRVRGGSNTTLLRISDKPVSAPCWYVDLFIALDTDALSHVQERLTENTVVLADENVEHEQIQTTGIPMSHTAKELGSKNYANSYAAGVLFGMFNLESDTLSKSITRLFDEKDRQGNEKAMEEGLTYGRKLESPPSLTLPERLLDSADSMHLMDGSSASGFGFLAGGCNMITAYPMSPSTGVLNFMASMSNEFTLVVEQSEDEIASLNMALGGWYGGARAMTSTSGGGFALMSEALSLSGMSETPAVVYLAQRPGPATGLPTRTEQGDLNLAIHSGHGYFGRIVLAPGDLQECIDYGYLAFEIADRYQMPVIYLSDQYLADTISLIKTIDFETYEQRRYIDTTDASYDRYTLNDTGISARGVPGLGDGIIVTTSDEHDERGQITESYQVRDKMVEKRQKKIELSISEALGPKVYGEGDIALIGWGSTKGAIMEAVNALDDPRLFHVHFFWVHPLNPEQLTFLKHTKVNIVIENNVTGQFAELLKSHDIRIDHRILQSNGFSFFTDRLKESLEKVLKELK; encoded by the coding sequence ATGACCTTGGAACAATTGAAGCAGTTTAATGGAAAAAACGATCAAAAAGCATATTTTGCCTATAAAGGGAATGTCTATGATGTAACCGACAGTCCTCTATGGGAAAATGGAATGCATGAAGGTCTACATGAAGCGGGTGTTGATCTCACGGATGCACTGGCCAATGCACCGCATGCTGAAGAGGTCTTTAGCAAGTTTGAGATCGTAGATACGCTTGACAACTATGCTGAAAAGGTTCAAAACGGTGAAGATGAGAATGAGAATAGAAGAGATTGGGTTCGATGGTATCGCAAATACCACCCGCATCCGATGCTGGTTCATTTTCCTATTGCCCTACACCTCTTCGCTGCCGGAATGGATCTTATTTTTTTGTTTCAACCTAAAGCTTCTTTTGCTGCAGCAGTGTTTTACACATTTTTTGTCTCCACTGTATTGGGTGTATTTACGATACTTTCGGGAATGTTAAGCTGGTGGATCAACTATCGACTGGCATTGACCCATATTTTACGTATGAAACTGACATTCTCTGTGATTACTCTCATACTTGGTATTATCGGTATTGTGATCTACCTGAATTATCCTGATGTGGCCTATTCAACTGCTTTTCCGGGTATCGTCTACCACGGTACTATATTGCTAACAGGGATCACAGTGATCGTGCTGGGATATTACGGAGGGAAACTTACATGGCCGGATACGAATGAAGATATCAGAAAAGATGCCAAAGACGAGAATGAAGGAGAGAGCGGGAAAGAGACGATGCATGTTACCATGAAAGAGCTGACCATACCGTTTCAGTCAGCGATTTCCGATCCGCCCGTATCTCTGCCTAAAGAGGAAGACGTAAACGTACATGGTGAGGGGCATAGTATCTCCATACTCATCGGAGGTGCAGCAGGAACAGGGATCAAGACACTGGAAAATATATTATCTGCAGCATTTAAAAGCAGCGGTTATTTTGTCTTCTCTACCAAAGAGTATATGTCAAGGGTACGAGGCGGCAGCAACACTACCCTGCTTCGTATCTCAGATAAACCTGTGAGTGCTCCATGCTGGTATGTGGACCTTTTTATCGCCCTGGATACCGATGCCCTCTCTCATGTACAGGAACGGTTGACGGAAAATACTGTTGTTTTGGCAGATGAGAATGTTGAACATGAACAGATACAGACCACAGGCATACCTATGAGTCATACAGCCAAAGAGCTTGGAAGCAAAAATTATGCAAATTCTTATGCCGCCGGTGTACTCTTTGGGATGTTTAACCTTGAATCTGACACTTTGTCAAAAAGTATCACCAGACTCTTTGATGAAAAGGATCGTCAAGGAAATGAAAAAGCGATGGAAGAAGGATTGACCTATGGTAGAAAGCTGGAGTCACCTCCATCTCTTACACTACCTGAAAGGCTATTGGATTCTGCGGATTCCATGCATCTTATGGATGGCTCTTCCGCATCAGGATTCGGTTTTTTGGCTGGAGGATGCAATATGATCACTGCCTATCCGATGTCTCCCTCCACGGGTGTACTGAACTTTATGGCTTCGATGTCCAATGAGTTTACCCTAGTAGTTGAACAGAGTGAAGATGAGATCGCATCACTGAATATGGCACTGGGCGGATGGTATGGCGGTGCAAGAGCCATGACTTCCACTTCGGGCGGCGGATTTGCACTCATGAGTGAAGCGCTCAGTCTTTCAGGGATGAGTGAAACACCCGCCGTGGTCTACCTGGCACAACGTCCGGGGCCGGCCACAGGCTTGCCTACAAGAACAGAACAGGGAGACCTGAACCTGGCCATACACAGTGGCCACGGGTATTTTGGTCGTATTGTCTTAGCACCGGGTGATCTTCAGGAATGCATCGACTACGGCTATCTTGCTTTTGAAATCGCAGACAGGTACCAGATGCCCGTGATCTATCTGAGTGACCAATACCTTGCGGACACTATCAGTCTCATAAAAACGATTGATTTTGAAACCTATGAACAACGACGCTATATTGACACAACGGATGCATCATATGACCGCTATACACTCAATGATACAGGTATTTCAGCACGGGGAGTCCCGGGTCTTGGAGATGGAATAATCGTCACTACCAGTGATGAACATGATGAGCGTGGGCAGATCACTGAGAGCTACCAAGTGCGTGATAAGATGGTAGAGAAGCGGCAAAAAAAGATAGAGTTGAGCATTTCTGAAGCACTTGGGCCTAAGGTCTATGGAGAAGGAGATATCGCTCTCATAGGATGGGGTTCTACCAAAGGGGCCATCATGGAAGCAGTGAACGCGTTAGATGATCCCAGACTCTTTCATGTACATTTTTTCTGGGTACATCCCCTCAACCCGGAGCAGCTTACATTTCTCAAACACACGAAGGTCAATATTGTCATAGAAAACAATGTCACAGGTCAGTTTGCAGAGTTGTTGAAAAGCCATGATATCAGGATCGATCATCGTATACTCCAGTCCAATGGTTTCAGCTTTTTTACAGACCGGTTGAAAGAATCCTTAGAAAAAGTACTAAAGGAGTTAAAATGA
- a CDS encoding iron oxidase oxidoreductase, with translation MKTSRRDFFRFMSTLGLVSFFTTPLNAKTAKNIVKYQSTPKDGDSCKTCIHFIPETNECKTVEGSIDPNGWCNIYFRDPQYKEVKAEDDNQTSDTDDNQTSDTDNAT, from the coding sequence ATGAAAACATCAAGAAGAGATTTTTTCAGATTTATGTCTACACTCGGGTTGGTGAGTTTTTTCACTACACCCCTCAATGCTAAGACAGCTAAAAATATCGTCAAATATCAATCAACACCAAAAGATGGGGATTCATGTAAGACATGTATACACTTTATCCCTGAGACCAATGAGTGTAAAACAGTGGAAGGAAGTATTGACCCCAATGGCTGGTGTAACATTTACTTCAGAGATCCTCAATATAAAGAAGTAAAAGCAGAAGATGATAATCAGACCAGTGATACCGATGATAATCAGACCAGTGATACCGATAATGCAACTTGA
- a CDS encoding iron oxidase oxidoreductase: MKTSRRDFFRFMSALGLVSFFTTPLNAKTAKNIVKYQSTPKDGDSCKTCIHFIPETNECKTVEGSVDPNGWCNIYSRDPQYKEVKAEDDNQTNDTDNAT; the protein is encoded by the coding sequence ATGAAAACATCAAGAAGAGATTTTTTCAGATTTATGTCTGCACTCGGGTTGGTGAGTTTTTTCACTACACCCCTCAATGCTAAGACAGCTAAAAATATCGTCAAATATCAATCAACACCAAAAGATGGGGATTCATGTAAGACATGTATACACTTTATCCCTGAGACCAATGAGTGTAAAACTGTGGAAGGAAGTGTTGACCCCAATGGCTGGTGTAACATTTACTCCAGAGATCCTCAATATAAAGAAGTAAAAGCAGAAGATGATAATCAGACCAATGATACCGATAATGCAACTTGA
- a CDS encoding heavy metal translocating P-type ATPase encodes MKETHKDVVCGMDVSEDSKYQSAYHHETYYFCSEQCKSKFDASPETYIHPKETDDAVTCPEGSCDISPGVTQYTCPMHPEIIKDGPGNCPICGMSLEPVMAAQEEENIELTSMTQRFWFSAFLALPLFVLAMVADMMPSLLPQELSTKTLYWIEFALATPVVLWGGWPFFVRAWHSVKSWNPNMFTLIALGVSVAWTYSVVALLFPTIFPPQMRSTEGTVHVYFEAAAVITALVLMGQVLELRARSRTNEAIKMLLSLAPNTATLIHPDGSETRVSTQEVKVGDKLRIRPGEKIPVDGIVLEGASHVDESMVTGEPIPVNKASGMKLIGATINGNGTLVMEAEKIGADTLLSQIIDMVAKAQRSRAPIQKLADLVSFYFVPTVVLISILTFIVWYFVGPEPRLAYALVSAVAVLIIACPCALGLATPISIMVGTGKGATNGVLIKNAEALEIMEKVTTLIVDKTGTLTEGKPKLITIETAGDIEKNDLLQLSASLEHASEHPIALSIMEEVDDQKIPLLEVKEFDSITGQGIKGVVNGHAMVIGNIHLFESLEIDTSSLKEKAESLRDDGATVVLVAIDDEIAGLIAVADPIKETTKDAINALHKDGLKVVMMTGDNLTTANAVARKLGIDEVHADVLPEGKADIIKTLQDQGEIVAMAGDGINDAPALAQSHVGIAMGTGTDVAMESAGITLVKGDLRGIVKAVHLSRATMKNIRQNLFFAFIYNTLGVPVAAGVLYPFFGILLSPMIAAVAMSFSSVSVIMNALRLKNKKL; translated from the coding sequence ATGAAAGAGACTCACAAAGATGTGGTGTGTGGTATGGATGTTTCAGAGGATTCCAAATATCAAAGTGCCTATCATCATGAGACCTACTACTTCTGCAGTGAGCAGTGCAAAAGCAAGTTTGACGCCTCGCCAGAGACCTATATTCATCCAAAAGAGACAGATGATGCAGTGACCTGCCCTGAGGGCAGCTGTGACATAAGCCCGGGTGTGACACAATACACCTGCCCCATGCATCCGGAGATCATCAAGGATGGACCGGGAAACTGTCCTATATGCGGTATGTCACTGGAGCCTGTGATGGCTGCCCAAGAAGAAGAGAACATTGAACTCACGTCAATGACACAGCGTTTTTGGTTCTCTGCGTTCCTGGCGCTTCCTCTTTTTGTCTTGGCGATGGTAGCAGATATGATGCCTTCACTGCTGCCGCAAGAACTCTCAACAAAAACATTATACTGGATAGAGTTTGCTTTGGCGACCCCTGTAGTGCTTTGGGGAGGCTGGCCTTTTTTTGTCAGGGCTTGGCACTCTGTAAAAAGTTGGAACCCCAATATGTTCACGCTCATCGCGCTCGGTGTCTCCGTCGCATGGACCTATAGTGTAGTGGCCTTGCTTTTCCCCACCATTTTCCCGCCACAGATGCGCTCAACGGAGGGTACGGTACATGTCTACTTTGAAGCAGCAGCGGTGATCACTGCCTTGGTGCTGATGGGGCAGGTACTGGAGCTTCGGGCACGTTCAAGAACCAATGAAGCCATTAAAATGCTTCTCAGTCTTGCACCCAACACTGCCACGCTCATTCATCCTGACGGATCGGAAACGAGGGTCTCTACACAAGAGGTTAAAGTAGGTGACAAACTGCGTATCCGTCCCGGAGAAAAGATACCTGTGGACGGTATCGTACTGGAAGGAGCGAGCCATGTGGATGAGTCTATGGTAACGGGTGAGCCCATCCCTGTCAATAAAGCATCAGGCATGAAACTAATAGGTGCCACGATCAATGGCAACGGTACACTTGTGATGGAGGCAGAAAAGATCGGTGCAGATACCCTGCTCTCACAGATCATCGATATGGTCGCCAAAGCACAACGTTCACGAGCACCTATACAGAAACTCGCAGACCTTGTCTCCTTTTATTTTGTACCGACCGTAGTGCTTATATCTATTCTGACCTTTATTGTATGGTATTTTGTCGGACCAGAGCCCAGATTGGCATACGCACTGGTATCTGCTGTAGCTGTTCTGATCATAGCCTGCCCCTGTGCCTTGGGTTTGGCAACACCTATTTCGATCATGGTGGGTACGGGGAAAGGAGCCACTAACGGGGTACTGATCAAAAATGCCGAAGCGTTGGAGATCATGGAAAAAGTAACTACTCTGATCGTCGACAAGACAGGGACATTGACAGAGGGTAAACCTAAACTGATTACCATAGAAACAGCCGGAGATATAGAGAAAAATGATCTGCTTCAGTTGAGTGCTTCTCTTGAACATGCAAGTGAACACCCTATCGCTCTATCCATTATGGAAGAAGTAGACGATCAAAAGATACCATTGCTTGAGGTGAAAGAGTTTGACTCCATCACCGGTCAGGGTATCAAGGGGGTTGTCAATGGACATGCAATGGTGATAGGTAACATACATCTGTTTGAATCTTTGGAGATCGATACAAGCAGTTTGAAAGAGAAGGCTGAATCTTTAAGAGATGACGGTGCAACTGTGGTACTGGTCGCCATAGATGATGAGATCGCCGGCCTCATTGCCGTGGCAGACCCTATAAAAGAGACGACAAAAGATGCCATCAATGCACTGCACAAAGATGGACTGAAAGTGGTAATGATGACAGGAGACAACCTGACCACAGCCAATGCTGTTGCCAGAAAACTCGGTATTGATGAAGTGCATGCGGATGTACTCCCCGAAGGCAAAGCAGACATCATCAAAACACTGCAAGACCAGGGCGAGATCGTCGCCATGGCAGGAGACGGGATCAATGATGCCCCTGCACTGGCGCAGTCCCATGTAGGTATCGCTATGGGAACAGGTACCGATGTTGCTATGGAGAGTGCGGGGATCACGCTTGTTAAGGGTGATTTAAGAGGTATCGTCAAGGCAGTGCATCTTAGCCGGGCAACCATGAAGAATATCAGACAAAATCTCTTTTTTGCCTTTATTTACAATACTTTAGGTGTGCCTGTCGCCGCAGGCGTGCTCTACCCTTTCTTTGGCATTTTGCTCTCTCCCATGATCGCAGCTGTTGCAATGAGTTTCTCTTCGGTATCGGTGATCATGAATGCATTAAGATTAAAAAATAAGAAACTCTAA
- a CDS encoding DUF2202 domain-containing protein, which yields MSETIKNVLIEAINDEYKALATYQHVINKFGEIRPFINIIEAEGRHIQALLPLFDKYGIEVPEDDWASRTEAPRTIQEACQVGVEAEIENGEMYDRLLSLTVDHPDIYDVLKQLQRASVENHLPAFQRCVERGGGQGQGRGR from the coding sequence ATGTCAGAAACCATAAAAAATGTGCTTATAGAAGCGATCAATGATGAATACAAGGCACTTGCAACCTATCAACATGTGATCAATAAATTCGGCGAGATACGTCCATTTATTAATATCATTGAGGCAGAGGGTCGGCATATTCAGGCCCTGCTGCCTTTGTTCGATAAATATGGCATCGAAGTTCCGGAAGATGATTGGGCTTCACGTACTGAAGCACCTCGCACCATTCAGGAAGCCTGTCAGGTGGGAGTAGAAGCGGAAATTGAAAATGGCGAAATGTATGACAGACTGCTTTCGTTAACAGTAGATCACCCAGATATTTATGATGTGCTCAAGCAATTACAAAGAGCATCCGTTGAAAACCATCTTCCTGCGTTCCAGCGGTGTGTCGAAAGAGGAGGAGGTCAAGGTCAGGGCCGAGGACGTTAA